A single genomic interval of Mucilaginibacter boryungensis harbors:
- a CDS encoding aldo/keto reductase, producing the protein MEKRELGKTGIAVSPLMFGGNVFGWTVNEAASFKLMDAFTDAGLNFIDTADVYSRWVQGNTGGDSEMIIGKWFKQSGKRDKVILATKVGKDMGDGKKGLSAKYIKQAAEASLKRLQTDYIDLYQSHEDDKDTPFEETLEAYGQLIKEGKVRAIGASNYKANRLADALQTAASHGLPSYQTLQPEYNLYARQDYETNLQALCVERGISVVPYYSLASGFLTGKYRSEADFGKSKRGQGIKIYLNDRGYRILDGLDKVADQHQTSQASVALAWLMTRPGITAPIASATSIEQLQALINATELHLNEEALDLLTVASSY; encoded by the coding sequence ATGGAAAAACGCGAATTAGGTAAAACCGGAATTGCTGTTAGTCCGCTAATGTTTGGCGGCAATGTATTTGGCTGGACGGTAAACGAGGCCGCTTCCTTTAAATTGATGGATGCTTTTACGGATGCAGGCCTTAACTTTATTGACACTGCCGATGTTTACTCGCGTTGGGTACAAGGTAATACCGGTGGCGATTCGGAGATGATCATTGGCAAATGGTTTAAGCAATCGGGCAAACGGGATAAAGTTATATTGGCAACCAAGGTTGGTAAAGATATGGGCGATGGCAAAAAAGGGCTATCAGCCAAATATATTAAACAAGCGGCTGAAGCCTCATTAAAGCGTTTGCAAACCGATTATATAGACCTATACCAATCGCACGAGGACGACAAGGACACGCCATTTGAAGAAACATTAGAAGCCTATGGCCAATTGATAAAAGAAGGCAAAGTGCGGGCTATCGGTGCCTCAAACTATAAGGCTAACCGTTTAGCCGATGCATTGCAAACAGCCGCCAGTCATGGCCTGCCATCCTATCAAACCTTGCAGCCCGAATATAATCTCTACGCTCGGCAGGATTATGAAACCAATCTGCAAGCGCTTTGTGTTGAACGGGGTATAAGCGTGGTGCCCTACTATTCCTTAGCCAGTGGCTTTCTTACCGGCAAATATCGTTCTGAAGCCGATTTCGGAAAAAGTAAACGCGGGCAAGGCATAAAAATATATCTTAACGACCGTGGTTACCGCATACTTGATGGCTTGGATAAAGTAGCCGATCAGCACCAAACATCGCAAGCCAGCGTAGCTTTGGCCTGGCTAATGACACGGCCCGGTATTACGGCACCTATCGCCAGTGCCACAAGTATTGAGCAATTGCAAGCTTTGATTAATGCTACAGAACTGCATTTAAACGAAGAAGCGCTTGACTTGCTGACTGTGGCCAGCAGTTACTGA
- a CDS encoding cation:proton antiporter, with amino-acid sequence MDLFFIIALLIIISATYSYINARFIKLPGTIGIISLAIGVSIIVLIINSVNPKAAKYLTVLAKNIDFSRTVLNIMLGFLLFAGSFNLNVKRLKKEMRPVLVLSTIGVILSTGIFGVLFYFIAPLFHIYVPLIYCLLFGALVSPTDPVAVGAIIKNSRLPAHLETIISGESLFNDGVGLVLFITLLEITESGIQDIDFANAAVLFVREVFGGIILGVVFGFLAFRLMRSIKDFQTIVLVSLSLVMAISLIANYLHLSIPLAVVSAGLFAGNRSINLDDNEHSHQALERFWQLVDELLNTILFVMIGLQMVNFPFLNNYWMTGSLAIILILMARWASVTIPLTFLKRTLNVNYSSVKILTWAGLRGGISIALALSLPHTKYRELILAGSYFIVIFSIIVQGLTLNRVINAAYKSEHPEPSKP; translated from the coding sequence ATGGATCTGTTTTTCATAATCGCTTTATTAATTATCATCAGCGCCACCTACTCGTATATCAACGCAAGGTTCATTAAATTACCGGGTACCATTGGTATTATATCATTGGCAATTGGCGTTTCCATCATTGTTTTAATTATTAATAGTGTAAACCCCAAAGCAGCTAAATACCTTACTGTTTTAGCCAAAAACATCGATTTTTCGCGTACGGTATTAAATATTATGCTGGGCTTTTTGCTTTTTGCGGGCTCGTTCAATCTCAATGTTAAAAGGTTAAAAAAAGAAATGCGCCCGGTACTGGTATTAAGCACTATTGGTGTTATCTTATCTACCGGTATTTTTGGTGTGCTGTTTTATTTTATCGCGCCGCTTTTTCATATTTATGTGCCACTTATCTACTGCTTGCTTTTCGGGGCGCTGGTTTCGCCTACAGACCCGGTAGCGGTTGGCGCTATTATTAAAAACTCGCGGCTGCCTGCGCACCTGGAGACTATTATTTCCGGCGAATCATTATTTAACGATGGCGTAGGGCTGGTGCTTTTTATTACCCTGCTGGAAATTACCGAATCGGGCATACAGGATATCGATTTTGCCAATGCCGCGGTCCTTTTTGTGCGCGAGGTGTTTGGCGGTATCATATTAGGTGTAGTTTTTGGGTTCCTGGCATTCAGGTTAATGCGGTCTATTAAAGATTTTCAAACCATTGTGCTGGTTTCCTTGTCGCTTGTTATGGCCATATCGCTGATAGCTAATTACTTACATTTGTCAATTCCCCTGGCAGTTGTTTCAGCAGGGTTGTTCGCGGGTAACCGTTCTATCAATTTGGATGATAATGAACACTCGCACCAGGCCTTAGAACGTTTTTGGCAATTGGTTGATGAATTGCTGAATACCATCCTGTTTGTAATGATAGGTTTACAGATGGTAAATTTCCCCTTCCTGAATAATTATTGGATGACAGGCAGTTTAGCCATCATATTGATATTAATGGCACGCTGGGCCAGTGTAACCATACCGCTGACTTTTTTGAAACGTACGCTAAATGTTAATTACAGCAGTGTTAAAATATTAACCTGGGCAGGCTTGCGGGGTGGGATTTCCATAGCCTTAGCCTTGTCCTTACCGCATACCAAATACCGCGAGCTGATATTGGCCGGTAGTTATTTTATAGTAATATTTTCAATTATAGTGCAGGGATTAACCTTAAACCGGGTAATTAACGCGGCATATAAATCAGAGCATCCCGAGCCCAGTAAACCTTAA
- a CDS encoding FMN-binding negative transcriptional regulator, translating into MYIPKHFEAGNTREAIDFMQRYSFATLITSANNYPEATHLPFLIEQQGDALILSSHFAKANPQAAGIEANIALVIFTEPHAYISPSNYEKQQNVPTWNYIAIHAYGQAKVVTDETRQLAVLEKMIRFYDQGYLQQWEGLPMDYKLKMIKGILTFDITVTDLQAKKKLSQNRTPIERDNIINKLNDSPHSNEQEIAAYMAAMKNQS; encoded by the coding sequence ATGTACATCCCAAAGCATTTTGAAGCTGGCAATACCCGGGAAGCGATTGATTTTATGCAGCGCTACAGCTTTGCTACGCTCATTACTTCGGCTAATAATTATCCGGAGGCAACGCATCTCCCCTTTTTAATAGAACAACAAGGTGATGCGCTTATTCTTTCTTCTCATTTTGCTAAAGCAAACCCGCAAGCTGCGGGCATTGAAGCGAATATCGCGCTGGTTATTTTCACCGAACCGCATGCCTATATTTCTCCATCAAATTACGAGAAACAACAAAATGTACCTACCTGGAATTATATTGCCATACATGCTTACGGGCAGGCAAAGGTGGTGACCGACGAGACCAGACAATTGGCTGTTCTTGAAAAAATGATCCGTTTTTATGATCAGGGCTACCTGCAGCAATGGGAAGGTCTCCCTATGGATTATAAACTAAAAATGATAAAAGGGATCCTAACTTTTGATATTACGGTTACCGACCTGCAAGCCAAGAAAAAGTTAAGCCAAAATCGTACACCCATCGAACGCGATAATATCATCAATAAGCTAAATGATAGCCCGCACAGCAACGAGCAGGAAATAGCCGCTTATATGGCTGCCATGAAAAACCAATCTTAA